One Brassica oleracea var. oleracea cultivar TO1000 chromosome C7, BOL, whole genome shotgun sequence genomic window carries:
- the LOC106306708 gene encoding protein diaphanous homolog 1-like: MASGRVNSGFDFGSDDILRTYDDFTNNQDSSNGSNSDPSIAATNFNKEFHKTRMARSSVFPTSSYSPPEDSLSQDVTATVERTMKKYTDNVMRFLEGISSRLSQLELYCYNLDKTIGEMRSDLTRDNEEADVKLRSVEKHLQEVRRSVQILRDKQELADTQKDLARLQVVQKDSSSPSHSQQSEETPVPEAKKSESSSDAHNQQLALALPHQIPPQQQQQYYMPPTPQLQNTPAPAPVPAPPSQPQAPPAQAQFMPPPPAPSHPSSAQTQSFPQYQQNWPPQPQARPQSSGGYPSYSPAPPSNQSPVEPSPSSMQMPSPYAGPPQQSMQGYGYGAPPPPQAPQQTKMSYSHQTGDAYLPSGPPPPGYANAMYEGGRMQYPPPQPPPQQQQQGHYMQGPQGGGYAPQQHQAGGGNTGTPPPVSRSKYGELIEKLVSMGFRGDHVMSVIQRMEESGQPIDFNALLDRLSVQSSGGPPRGW, translated from the exons ATGGCGTCGGGTCGGGTCAACTCGGGATTCGATTTCGGGTCCGATGATATCCTCCGCACTTACGACGACTTCACCAACAACCAGGACTCCTCCAACGGTTCCAACTCCGATCCTTCGATCGCCGCTACCAACTTCAATAAG GAGTTTCATAAAACTAGGATGGCGAGGTCGTCGGTTTTTCCCACGAGCTCTTACAGTCCACCGGAGGACTCGTTGAGCCAAGACGTTACTGCCACTGTGGAAAGAACCATGAAGAAGTATACGGATAACGTGATGCGCTTTCTCGAAGGTATCAGCTCGCGCTTGTCACAGCTTGAGCTCTACTGCTACAACCTTGATAAGACTATTGGTGAGATGAGGTCGGATCTGACTCGTGATAACGAGGAGGCTGATGTTAAGCTTAGATCCGTGGAGAAACATCTTCAAGAG GTGCGTAGGTCGGTACAGATTCTCAGAGACAAGCAAGAGTTGGCTGATACTCAGAAGGATCTAGCGAGGCTTCAAGTTGTGCAGAAAGACTCATCTTCTCCGTCTCACTCCCAACAAAGTGAGGAGACTCCTGTTCCAGAGGCTAAGAAGAGTGAGAGCTCCTCTGATGCACACAACCAGCAGCTTGCACTTGCTTTGCCTCATCAAATACCACCACAGCAGCAGCAGCAGTATTACATGCCTCCTACTCCACAGCTTCAAAACACACCTGCACCTGCACCCGTTCCTGCTCCACCATCTCAGCCACAAGCACCACCGGCGCAGGCTCAGTTCATGCCCCCACCTCCTGCTCCATCTCACCCAAGCTCAGCCCAAACGCAGTCGTTTCCACAGTACCAGCAAAACTGGCCTCCGCAGCCACAGGCGAGGCCACAGTCCAGTGGAGGTTACCCATCATACTCGCCTGCACCACCAAGCAACCAATCTCCAGTGGAGCCATCGCCCAGCAGCATGCAGATGCCATCACCATACGCTGGACCTCCTCAACAATCGATGCAAGGTTACGGATACGGTGCGCCACCACCACCACAGGCTCCTCAGCAGACAAAGATGTCTTATAGCCACCAGACAGGCGATGCATATCTTCCTTCAGGACCTCCTCCCCCTGGGTATGCCAATGCCATGTATGAAGGTGGGCGGATGCAATACCCACCACCTCAGCCTCCTCCGCAGCAGCAGCAACAAGGCCATTATATGCAAGGTCCACAAGGTGGTGGGTACGCTCCTCAGCAGCACCAGGCAGGTGGTGGCAACACAGGGACACCACCTCCTGTTTCAAGATCAAAATACGGTGAACTGATAGAGAAGCTAGTGAGCATGGGTTTCAGAGGAGACCACGTGATGAGCGTGATTCAGCGGATGGAGGAGAGTGGCCAGCCTATAGACTTCAATGCCCTCCTTGACAGATTGAGTGTTCAGTCCTCAGGAGGGCCTCCCAGAGGGTGGTGA
- the LOC106306709 gene encoding uncharacterized protein LOC106306709: MTTPVSKNIAIRPVEFYGNALPRPRFFANPQFNSHRVDPLLSWARDAHWSTGGLNFTRLRLQGRIEGNVEKLRAQLEDSSPGDSEKKKRSGCDSTPPAAPVAVKRRRYVDLNDDEDEIGSGVARIIRNLSGDFDRVAGESEINKKSIGSESVGKRLKEKKTRLTRIIPLGYEC; encoded by the exons ATGACGACGCCGGTGAGTAAGAACATCGCCATCAGGCCTGTGGAGTTCTACGGAAACGCGCTTCCCCGTCCTCGTTTCTTCGCTAATCCTCAGTTTAACTCTCACCGTGTCGATCCGCTTCTCTCGTGGGCTAGAGACGCTCACTGGTCCACGGGTGGTCTCAACTTCACGCGCCTCCGTCTCCAGGGACGGATCGAAGGAAACGTGGAGAAGCTCCGAGCGCAGCTCGAGGATTCCAGCCCTGGAGACTCCGAGAAGAAGAAGAGATCTGGTTGTGATTCGACTCCTCCCGCGGCTCCGGTTGCGGTGAAACGAAGGAGGTACGTAGATCTTAACGATGATGAGGATGAGATTGGATCGGGAGTGGCTAGGATCATCAGAAACCTCTCTGGTGATTTTGATAGAGTCGCTGGAGAGAGTGAGATCAATAAGAAATCGATTGGATCCGAATCAGTGGGGAAGAGGTTGAAGGAGAAGAAAACAAGATTGACAAGAATAATCCCTCTAGG ATATGAATGTTAG